AACCATTTACTTCAAGCAATCTTTTAACTATTGAAAGCCCTAAACCAGTTTGTCCATCTATTCCTTTGTGAAACGGTTCAAATATTTTATCTATTAAATCCACCTCTATCGGTCTTCCATCATTCTCTATTATTAGTTCGCCAAATTGCCATCTTATATTCACTCTTGTTTTTGCATATCTCACTTGATTGCTAAGTATATTATCAAGTATAAATGTCCACTGTTCTTTCGTCCCTCTTGCAGGCATTTGTTCTAAAACCATATCCCACTTCAATTCAGATCTCACTATCTCAAATCGATCAACAGCTTCTTGTATCAATGGCTTTATTTCTATTTTAGAAATAGTATCCTTGCGTTTGCTCAAATAGTCCATTTTATTTAAATACAATATATTTTTAACCATATTTTCAAGCTTGTCAGTTTCTTGACCTACTATTTCAAGTGAACTCTCTAAATTACCTTTTGGGTACAATCCTCTTACTATACTATCTAGATATCCCTTTATGACCATAATTGGTGTTTTCAGTTCATGTGAAATCGCATGAAATTGATGTTTTTGCTGCTGATCATATTCATTTAGTTGCAAGCGAACACTATCCATGATAACTGATAACCTTCCAAATTCATACTTATCATCTAAAATCAATTCATCTTCCCATTCACGATTTCCTATTTTTTCAGCATTTTTTTCTAATTCTTTAAATTTATTCTTCATTCTCTTACTAAAATAACCCACCATCAAACTAACTACACTTATAAATACAATAGCTAACATTATATACGCTACAAAAAAACTACTGGTAGCTTCTTTAGAATATCTACTCCACATGCTAGAAACTACATATATTTTCTGATTATCTAGCCAATGTGCCTTTTCATGAGTTTCACTATGTTTTGTAATTTCACCTATACTATAGAGTAACGTCTGATTGCCTACTAAATACTCGAAATTTCCTTCTTTTTTCAAGTATTCTTCATTATCTTCTATTTTTTTGATTAGTTTTCCTGCATATTTTTGAGCAGCTACTGGCAATTGATTTATCCATCGTAATTTTCCCTTATCATCAATCCAAAAGAAGGTATGACTTACAGCTCTTTTATCTTTCAGTACTCTAGGACTAGCCTCTAATTTAAGTGCATATTCTAATTTCTTTTTTATTCTTTCATCGTTCGCTTCATCTTGGTCATAATTTGATTTCAAACGTTTCTCAGTTTCATTCAGTTGATTGTACTTTAATTTCCCTAAAAATGTCTCATATAATTGTAAATTAGTGTCCTGTGATGATTTTATTATCTTATAGCTTTCGTTGTAAAAATATCCGTTTATATATTTATAAAAAAATACACCAGTAATTAGTAAAAATATACTTGTTATGACCAAAAAACTCGCTAAAAATCTAGTAAATATAGATTTTTTACTCATATCCACACCACCTATAACCGTAACCATAAACAGTCTCTAATTCAAATTCAGGTAATTTTTTTCTAACCCTTCTGACTAAGTCATCAACAACTCTATCGCTTCCAAAATAATCTCTTCCCCAAACCAAATCAAGTAATTCTTCTCGTGAAAATGCTTTATTTGCATTTTTTGTAAAAACTTCAACCAAGTCATATTCTTTAGAAGTAAGTTCTATACTTTGTCCATTTTTCCTTACAAGCCTATTGTCATATAATATTTCGCAATTACTCCCTATGATTTTATTCTCAGAAGTTTTGCCATTGCCATTTGCTCTCTCCAAGATTTTTTTTATTCTAAGTATCAACTCTCTAGGCAAAAACGGCTTAGTAATATAATCTTCACTGCCAAATTCAAGTCCAACGACCCTATCTATATCACTGTCTCTAGCTGAAATAAATATAACTGGAACATCTGAATGGTGTTCTTTTACTTTTTTTATAAGAGTATATCCATCTATTTGAGGCATCATTATATCCAATACCCACAAATCAACTTCGTCTTGAATATGATCCAAAGCTTCCATACCAGAGTAAAAGCTCCTTATATTCCACCCTTCATTTTTGAGGTGAAATGTTAGAAGATCATTTAAATTTTTCTCATCATCAACTAGATAAATCGTATACATATTACCCTCCCAAAACTAAAATATAATTTTATGTACATGATACCCGCATTGTATCTTTTAACCTAGTATAGCATGAACTTATCGCTATTTTTTCAAAACATTGTGTGAAATTATGTGATAATACATCTAATTTCCCCAAATAAAAAGCTTTCAAATCTCTGCCAATTAACATATATGATTAAATGACATCAAGATTTGAAAGCTATAAATTTATAATTTATTAAAGTCAGCTAAGCTTATTTAGCTTCTTCAATAGCAACTGCAACTGCAACTGTTGCACCAACCATTGGATTGTTACCCATTCCCAAGAATCCCATCATTTCAACGTGAGCTGGTACTGATGATGATCCTGCAAATTGTGCATCTGAGTGCATTCTTCCCATAGTATCAGTCATACCATATGAAGCTGGACCTGCAGCCATATTATCTGGGTGAAGAGTTCTACCAGTTCCACCACCTGATGCTACTGAGAAATATTTTTTGCCTTGCTCAAGACATTCTTTTTTGTACGTTCCAGCAACTG
This sequence is a window from Tissierellales bacterium. Protein-coding genes within it:
- a CDS encoding response regulator transcription factor, translating into MYTIYLVDDEKNLNDLLTFHLKNEGWNIRSFYSGMEALDHIQDEVDLWVLDIMMPQIDGYTLIKKVKEHHSDVPVIFISARDSDIDRVVGLEFGSEDYITKPFLPRELILRIKKILERANGNGKTSENKIIGSNCEILYDNRLVRKNGQSIELTSKEYDLVEVFTKNANKAFSREELLDLVWGRDYFGSDRVVDDLVRRVRKKLPEFELETVYGYGYRWCGYE
- a CDS encoding HAMP domain-containing histidine kinase; this encodes MSKKSIFTRFLASFLVITSIFLLITGVFFYKYINGYFYNESYKIIKSSQDTNLQLYETFLGKLKYNQLNETEKRLKSNYDQDEANDERIKKKLEYALKLEASPRVLKDKRAVSHTFFWIDDKGKLRWINQLPVAAQKYAGKLIKKIEDNEEYLKKEGNFEYLVGNQTLLYSIGEITKHSETHEKAHWLDNQKIYVVSSMWSRYSKEATSSFFVAYIMLAIVFISVVSLMVGYFSKRMKNKFKELEKNAEKIGNREWEDELILDDKYEFGRLSVIMDSVRLQLNEYDQQQKHQFHAISHELKTPIMVIKGYLDSIVRGLYPKGNLESSLEIVGQETDKLENMVKNILYLNKMDYLSKRKDTISKIEIKPLIQEAVDRFEIVRSELKWDMVLEQMPARGTKEQWTFILDNILSNQVRYAKTRVNIRWQFGELIIENDGRPIEVDLIDKIFEPFHKGIDGQTGLGLSIVKRLLEVNGYKIEVKNQESCVVFRISDSLVND